A genomic segment from Oncorhynchus clarkii lewisi isolate Uvic-CL-2024 chromosome 12, UVic_Ocla_1.0, whole genome shotgun sequence encodes:
- the LOC139420970 gene encoding uncharacterized protein yields the protein MSGKIKSRIAANADSLSGSVSCDERILRDCHQLYIDADSGLVAVAQSVGVTLLAPRKKITVMLMGNHSTGKSSFINWYVEEHIQRTGVAIETQGFSFVTSGRKRESLTGNATLHLYPHFKPLHELKGVSEYLGTEICTSRQKRFSLVTFVDSPGLVDGDMKYPFDVDQAIMWLGELCDLILVFFDPMGQALCKRTLNIVEKLNEKHGDRLRFYLSKADEAGGESDRQRVMMQIVQELCKRPGLNKCGFDMPTIYVPNPNKPSRCVNQIEEACRTIEKTINQTVQNTLNSLEKDCELITKAIADTLSHDRQTSVDNRRARCKGCVLALLGFSVPFMLMAALVLGSLSRELLEMSLGHDGIEALSLYLAPVVRVFDSMSVEYQLYSCGGLIFLSFLLLILARFSFRSRPTLSGRQKRQLQEKLDYVQEVVKTKKKKLYEEYLRQSVGDQDMD from the exons ATGTCTGGGAAAATCAAGAGCCGAATCGCGGCAAATGCCGACTCGTTGTCTGGAAGTGTGTCTTGCGATGAGCGCATTTTACGAGACTGTCATCAATTGTACATCGATGCCGACAGTG GGCTGGTAGCAGTGGCCCAGTCCGTTGGCGtgactctgctggcacccaggaAAAAGATCACTGTCATGTTGATGGGCAACCACTCTACCGGCAAGAGCTCCTTCATCAACTG GTATGTGGAGGAACACATCCAGCGTACAGGAGTGGCCATTGAGACGCAAGGCTTCAGCTTTGTCACAAGTGGCCGCAAGAGAGAGTCTCTCACA GGAAATGCCACGCTGCACCTTTACCCACACTTCAAACCTCTACACGAGCTCAAAG gTGTGTCTGAGTACCTGGGTACTGAGATCTGCACTTCGAGGCAAAAGCGCTTCAGCCTGGTGACGTTTGTGGACTCTCCTGGCCTGGTGGACGGGGACATGAAGTACCCCTTCGATGTGGACCAGGCCATCATGTGGCTGG GCGAGCTGTGTGACCTCATCCTGGTGTTCTTTGACCCCATGGGCCAGGCGCTGTGCAAACGCACCCTCAACATCGTGGAGAAGCTCAACGAGAAGCACGGTGACCGTCTGCGCTTCTACCTCAGCAAGGCCGACGAGGCCGGGGGAGAGtcggacagacag AGGGTGATGATGCAGATCGTCCAGGAGCTGTGCAAGCGGCCGGGACTCAACAAGTGTGGCTTTGACATGCCTACCATCTATGTCCCCAACCCCAACAAG CCCAGTCGCTGTGTGAACCAGATTGAGGAGGCATGTCGCACCATTGAGAAGACCATCAACCAGACGGTCCAGAACACACTCAACTCACTAGAGAAGGACTGTGAGCTCATCACTAAGGCCATTGCAGATACACTCAGCCACGACCG gcagACCAGTGTAGATAACCGGCGGGCGCGCTGTAAGGGCTGTGTGTTGGCTCTTCTGGGCTTCAGTGTGCCCTTCATGCTGATGGCAGCCCTGGTGCTGGGCAGCCTCTCCAGAGAGCTGCTGGAGATGTCCCTGGGGCATGATGGCATCgaggccctctctctctacctg GCTCCTGTAGTGAGAGTGTTTGACTCTATGTCTGTGGAGTACCAGCTCTACAGTTGTGGCGGActcatcttcctctccttcctactcctcatccTTGCCCGCTTCTCCTTCAG atctCGGCCCACTCTCTCTGGCCGACAGAAGAGGCAGCTACAGGAAAAGCTGGATTATGTGCAGGAGGTGGTAAAGACCAagaag AAGAAGCTCTATGAGGAATACCTTCGCCAGAGTGTGGGTGATCAAGATATGGACTGA